In Thiothrix unzii, the sequence GACGGCACTGCTGCTGTGGCAACAATTCATCGCCCGGTTTCTGGTAGCAACCAGCCAAAAATCGCAGGATGCCCAGCAAAGTGACAACAGTTTCAGTACGGCACTGACCAAATGGGGCGTGAACCTGTTCCTGCACCCCAATGCTGTCATGCAAGCCAATATGGAACTCTTCCAAACCCAAGCAAAGCTATGGCAACACACCACTGCCCGCTTGTTCGGATTCGGTCATCTGTCACCCGACATGCCTGCCGTTACCGACAAACGTTTCAAACACCCGGCATGGCAAGAACACCACTTCACCGAAGTTCTGCTTCAGTCTTACCTCAATCTGTCGACATATTGGCGGACATTGGCACAAACCGCCAACGGCTTATCAGAAGAGGATGCGAAAAAAGCCGAGTTTTTCATTAACAGCATGATTGATGCACTCGCACCGAACAATTACTCGCACACCAACCCGCAAGTTTGGCAAACCATCCTCGAAACCAACGGCGAAAACCTCGTCAAAGGGATGCGTAACCTGCTGGATGATTTCCAAGACGGTCAATTGCGTATCCGCATGACCGATATGAAAGCGTTTGAACTGGGACGCGATATTGCCACCACGCCCGGCAAAGTCGTGTTCAAGAATGAACTGCTGGAACTGCTCCAATACACACCAACTACCACCAAAGTCCGTCAACGCCCTGTCTTGATCGTACCGCCTTGGATTAATAAATATTACATCCTCGACTTGCGCGAAAAGAACTCGTTTGTGAAGTGGGCAGTCGACCAAGGCAACACTGTCTTCATGATTTCGTGGGTCAACCCTGACAGCCAGCACCGCGATTTAAACTTTGAAGACTACATGCAGGCAGCGATTGCGGCGATGGATGCGGTCGAAGCGGCGACCGGCGAACGTGACCTGAACCTGATCGGTTACTGCTTAGGCGGCACACTAACGGCTGCTACCCTTGCTCACCTGAAAGCCAAAGGTGATGACCGGGTGAAAAGTGCCACCTTCTTCACCACGTTGCTGGACTTTGCTGAACCCGGTGAAATCGGCGTGTTCCTGAGTGAACAACAAGTCGGTTCGCTGGAAAAGCGCATGGACAAAACCGGCTACCTCGATGGCAAGGACATGGGCACGGCTTTCAATATGCTCCGCGCCAATGACCTGATCTGGTCGTTCTTTGTGAACTTGTATTTGCTCGGCAATGACCCGATGCCTTTCGACCTGTTGTACTGGAACTCAGACAGCACGCGGATGCCAGCGGCGATGCACAGCTATTACCTGCGCAATATGTACCTGAACAACTGCCTGAGCCAAGCGAATTGCCTCACCCTTTCTGGTACGCCAATTGATTTGCGCACCATTGATACTCCGGCTTACTTTGTTTCCACCCACGATGACCACATCGCGCCGTGGCGCAGCACCTATGCAGGCGCGAAGCTGTTCGCAGGCCCGGTACGCTTTGTGTTAGGGCAATCCGGCCACATTGCAGGCATTGTCAACCCCGCAGCCGCCAACAAATACGGCCACTGGGTCAATGAAACGCTAGACGAAAATGCGGATGATTGGCTGTTTGATGCCACCAAAGTGGATTTGTCTTGGTGGCATGACTGGAATCGTTGGGTAGCAACGTTCTCCAGCGAAGAAGTCGATGCGCGTATTCCCGGTGCAGGCAAACTGGAAGTACTGGGTGATGCACCCGGCACTTACGTGCGCCAGAAGATCTAATCCGCCAGCATCTGCAATACGCCTTGTAGCGCGTATTGCACCGCCTGATAGCGTACCGCTTCCCGATCACCGTCAAAGTATTGGGTTGCGGTACGTACTTTCCCATCCTGCGCTGCCCAACCGAAACAGACCATGCCGACAGGTTTGGTGGTTGTACCGCCACCCGGCCCCGCAATACCACTGACAGATACCGCGACTTGCGCCCGTGAATGCAGTAACGCACCCGTTGCCATCGCGGCAGTCACAGCTTCGCTCACCGCACCGTACTCAGCTAAGGTTGCTGCTGGCACACCCAGCATTTCCTGTTTCGACTCATTGCTGTAAGTCACAAAACCTCGTTCAAACCACACCGAACTGCCGGCTAAATCAGTACACGCTTTAGCAATTGCACCGCCGGTACACGATTCTGCGGTTGTGAGCATCCAGTGTTTGGCTTGCAATGCCGCTACCATTCGCGCAAGCAGGGTTTCCATCAACGCAACACCGGACGCGGCGTTGCATCCATCGACAATAACGCCTGTGCGGAGGTTTCAACGCGCTCACTCAAACGCTCAAACAAATCCTTTTCCGAGGTGAAGTTAACCATTTCTTCCGCCTTGATCAGCTCACGCGCGACGTAAGCATCGCTGCCCAAACCGTCGATTAAACCCAATTTGAGCGCGTCTTCACCCGTCCAAAACAAGCCGGAAAAAATATCTGGGTTGTTTTGCAGCCGCTCACCGCGCCCTTCCTTCACCACACTGATGAACTGCTGGTGGGTGTTATTCAGCATATTTTTGATATGCGCCACCTGCGTTTCATTTTCTGGTAAAAACGGGTCAAGCATTCCTTTGTTCGCACCAGCGGTGTACAAACGTCGTTCAACACCGAGCTTTTCCATCAAGCCAACCGCGCCGAAATTATCCATGCGCACCCCAATCGAACCGACGATACTTGCCTTATCCGCGTAGATTTTATCCGCTGCTACGGCAATGTAGTAACCGCCCGAAGCGCACAAATCCGACACCACCGCATACACCGGAATTTCTTTGTGCTTTGCTTTCAAACGTTTGATTTCATCATTAATAATGCCGGATTGCACCGGGCTACCGCCGGGACTGTTAATCCGCAACAGCACACCCTTGGTTTTTTCATGCTCAAACGCTTCCTTCAACGCCGGATTCACGAACTCACCGCTGGCTAACGCGCCATCCATAATCACGCCGTTAATATCCACAACCGCCGTGATTTCCTCAGCATCAGTGAATTTATTACCGGACTCGTCCGCATTGATTCCAATCAACAACAGCAAACCCATGCCGACGAACAGCAATTTGAAAAATATCCCCCAACGCCGCGCCCGACGTTGCTCTTTAACCACTTCCAATGCTACGTCTTTTAAAACCAGCAAGGATTGCGTCTCTTCCTGAATCATTCTGTCACCTGTTGTTGTGTTAACCACGCGGGAATTGCTGCCACATTATCCACGTAACCACGCGGTTGATGCTGCAATAAACGCTCCAGCCCATGCACGCCGTAAGTTACCGCCAAGGAATCCATGCCGATAGCCTGCGCCATTTGTAAATCGTAAATACTGTCACCGATCATCAAGGCATCGCGCACCGCCGTATCACAATCTGTCAAAATTTCATCCAACATTTGCGGGTGCGGTTTGGAACGGGTTTCATCCGCACAGCGCGTAATCGGAAATAACGCATCCAAACCCGTTTCCGCCAATACCTTATCCAAGCCGCGCCGCGATTTACCTGTCGCCACTGCCAATTGGTAGCCTTGCGCCGCCAAACCGTGTAATGCCTCCCGCGCTCCAGCGAACAGTTCGCTGCCGTGGGTGGTGCGCACCAAAAACTCTTGGCGATATTCGTCCACAATTTGACGTATTAACGAAGGGCTGGCCTGCGGGTAAAGGTGGTAAACCGCCTCATCCAACCCCAAACCGATAATATTACGAATTTGCCCATCGCTACGCGGCTCTGCCGCTGTCAACGCAATCGCATTGCGCATACACAAAGTAATGTGCGCCGCCGAATCCATCAGCGTGCCATCCCAATCAAAAATCAACAATGAATAGGTTTTCATCTCACGTCTGCACCGAACTGATTCTGATATTCAGCAATACATCCTTCAACTCATCCGATAACGGTGCTTCGATCATGTAACGCCGCCCAGTCGCCCGCAGGGTAAATTCCACGCTGGCAGAGTGCAAAAACAAGCGTTTCAAGCCCATTTCACGAAACTTACGGTTCAGCGCGAAATCCCCGTAGCGGTCATCACCCAAAATCGGATGCCCCAGATTTTGCAATTGCACCCTTATTTGATGCATTCGCCCGGTTAAGATTTGCGCTTCGAGCAACGACGCACCGTTGAGATTTTTCAACGATGAGAAAATGGTTTCGGATACCTTGCCCTCACCCTCTTCCACCACCTGCACTTTTTGGCGCGTACCCTCTTCCTTGCTCAAATCCATCGTGACGTGTTGCCGCCCGTGCTTCCAACGCCCTGCCACCAACGCCTTGTAACGTTTGTCAATCTTGCCGTCGCGGAACAAACCGTGTAATTCGGTTAATGCCTGACGCGATTTCGCCAAAATCACTACGCCGCTGGTATCGCGGTCGATGCGATGCGCCAATTCCACGTAAGGCAGATTTTCACGAAGTTGCCGGAATGCTTCAATCAACCCCAATTTGTAGCCGCTGCCGCCATGTACCGGCAACCCCGACGGCTTATTGATGAAAATGAGTTGCTCATCCTCAAACAACATCGCTTTTTCCAACATTGCCAGTAACGCAGGCGAAGCTACGGCTGGCTGATCGACCGGGCGCAAATCCTCCTCTTGCTTCACCGGCGGAATCCGAATCACCTCACCCAGCTCCAGCTTTTTTTCGGGCTTCACCCGTTTTTTGTCAACCCGCACTTCACCCTTACGTAAAATGCGGTACACCACGCTCTTAGGAACGTGTTTAAAATGGCGAATGAGGAAGTTATCTACCCTCTGTCCGGCTTCATTTTCGGTTACGGTGTGATATTCGACTGTCATAATGAGAAACATACCAGATTATTTGAAATCTAAATTGAATATGATTAACCGAATTGATATATTCGCTATGGGCAAAAAGGCAGGTGTCACCCACCTGACAAACCGGGATCAATCAAGAACGAGATGATATGACCCGCGCCTTAGTGATTCAATCATAAATTCTGACGGCTTCTATCAAACGGATGAATTTGTGACAGGGTGGAAGGAGCGTAACAAGTCGCACCGCACCCGCAAACACGATGCTCGCGCACACCAGTAGGGGTCAACGCGCGAGTCTGACATTAACAGCAGAAACTTGTTGCTGATGTCTGTTAAAAGAATACGCCAGCGGCTCACAACGCACATGCATCCGCCCTTTTGTGGCATTCTCATGATCCGTGACGACCGAACGATTCTTCGAAGAAGCTGGACAGATTTCAAGGTTAGCCCGTGCAGCGATAAGCCTAACCCATTGATATTCCTTAAAATGAGTAGATCTGACCTAATCTGGAACAAACAGGTAACAGGTACTGCATAACAAGGCTTATGTAGTCCATGAAACGTATTTTAATTAATGCCACGCAACCGGAAGAAATCCGGGTTGCAATGGTCGACGGGCAACGCCTGTACGATCTCGATATTGAGCACCCTTTCCGCGCTCAAAAGAAAGCAAATATCTACAAAGGTGTAATCACCCGTATTGAGCCTAGCTTAGAAGCTGCTTTTGTCAATTATGGCGCACAACGCCACGGCTTTTTATCTTTCCGCGAAGTTGCCCCTGAATTTTATCAAGGCGAAGCGAAAAATAATGCGCGTCCCAACGTCAAAGACATGCTCCGCGAAGGCCAAGAAGTGCTGGTGCAGGTGGACAAGGAAGAGCGCGGCAACAAAGGCGCGGCACTGACCACGTACTTAAGCCTTGCCGGACGCTATCTGGTATTGATGCCCAACAACCCGAAAGCAGGTGGGGTTTCGCGCCGTATTGAGGGTGAAGATCGCCAGCAAATCAAACAAACCCTGAACGAACTTGATGTTCCAGACAGCATGGGCGTGATTGTACGCACTGCTGGCATTGACCGCGAAGCTGAAGAGTTATCGTGGGATTTGGACTACCTCAAAACCTTATGGGCAGCGATTCAGCAGGCTTACACCCAGCACAAAGGCCCTACCCTGCTTTATCAGGAAAGCAACGTCATTATTCGTGCTTTGCGGGACTATTTCCGCCGCGACATTGGCGAAATCGTGGTCGACGATGAGAAAGTTTATAAGCAAGCCCGCGATTTCATGCAGGCAGTCATGCCGCATAACATCCGCAAGCTGAAACATTACACTGATGGCACTCCACTGTTTAGCCGCTATCAGGTTGAAAATCAAATTGAAACAGCGTATCAGCGCACCGTGGGCTTGCCGTCCGGCGGGGCGATTGTGATTGACCACACCGAAGCGTTGATTTCCATCGACATCAACTCAGCACGTGCCACCAAAGGGCATGACATTGAGGAAACTGCGCTCAATACCAACCTCGAAGCTGCTGACGAAATCGCCCGTCAATTGCGTTTACGGGATTTGGGCGGCTTGGTGGTGATCGACTTCATCGACATGCTACCCAGCAAACACCAGCGCGAAGTTGAAAAACGCCTGCGTGATGCCATGAAACTTGACCGCGCACGGGTGCAAGTCGGACGCATTTCACGCTTTGGTTTGCTGGAAATGTCGCGTCAACGCCTGCGCCCTTCTTTGGGTGAATCCAGCCAAATCGTCTGCCCACGCTGCACCGGGCATGGTCATATTCGCAGCACTGACTCGTTGGCACTGTCAATTTTGCGCCTCATGGAAGAAGAAGCCATGAAGGAAATGACTGCCAAGGTCATTACCCAAGTGCCGGTTGCAGTCGCGAGTTTCTTACTCAATGAAAAGCGTCAGGCTCTGGCTGATATTCAGGCACGCCGCAACATTGAGCTGCTGGTCATTCCTAACCCTTACCTCGATACGCCGCACTACGAAATCAGCCGTATCCGCAGCGATGGTCTGGAAGTGGAAGATGTTGCCAGTTACAAGCACATCCCTGAACCACCGGAATTAGAAGACACCACGCAGCAAGAAAACCTGCCAAAACAATTGCCGGTAGAAGCGGCTGTTACCAACGTGATGCCGAGCAAACCTGCTCCGCAAGCCGCGCCGCGTAACACCCCAGTCAGCGATGTTGTAACACCAGAGCCAACGGCAATTCCCGACGTTAAAGGCCCCGGTTTGGTACGGCGGATTTTCAACAGCCTGTTTGGAAGCAATCCTAAAGCTGAAAAAGCCGCAGAAGCTGCCGAAAAAGCTGTCGCTGATACTGAACGCAAAGACGAAGCGCAACGCCAAGATCGTCAAGGCCGCCGCAGCAATAATCCGCGTTACGAACGTAATGACCGTAACAATGACCGCCGCGAACGCAACAACACCAGAACCCCAGAGAATACTGAAACGGGTGCAAGTGAAGATAATCGTCAGCAACAACGTCGCCCTAACGAGCGCACTGAGCGAAACGAGCGTCAACCACGTAACGACCGTAACGGCAACCAGCGTCAACAAGGGCGTGAACCGCGCGAACCGAATCCGCAACAGCGTGAACGTGAGCCGGTAAACGACAACCGTGAAGCGCAACAACAACGTGAACCGCGTGATAATCGTGAACCGCAGCAGCAACGTGAGGGCAATCAACAACGCCAAGAACCGCGTCAGCCACGTAACGACCGTCAGCAACGCCGTTACGAGCAACCCGTTGCTAACGTCGATGATGTTGAAAACCTGCCGCCTGTCGAAATCAGCTTAATGCCGATCGACGACAATGCCGGTTCTGACCGACCGAATGAGCAAGGCCAGCGTACCCGCAATCGCCGTGATCGTAATCGCCGTGATAACCGTGAGCGTCGTGATGAGCGTCGCCCGGAAACTAACGAAGCAGGTGAAACCCAGCAGCAAGCAAGTGGTGTTGATACGGTTAGCACTAGCTCTCCGCTGCCAATTGTAGTGGTAACATCCATTGCGGATTTAACCCCACTCAATGCGCCTGCGCCCAAACGCCACGCACCGCCAGTAAGCGAGCCTGACGACGAACCAGCAGACGAAGTACAAACCGAGGAAGTGAGCGCGTTTGAGCCAACGGATGATGATGCTGAAATCCAGCAACGTCCACCGCGTGAATACCGCGAACGTCGTGGTCGTACACGTCGTCCACGGGGTGGTCAAGACCGTGATCGCCCGCGCCAACCGCGTCCGGCGACTGATCACGAAATCACACAAGAGTCACTGGAACCATTCGTGATTGACTTAAACCCCGAAAAACCGGCAAAAGTCGAACGTGCGCCGCAAATCGTGGTGGAAAGCCAACCGCCTGCAACACCCGTCGTCGTTGCTGAGGTAGCTGCACCTGCTCCTGCACCAAAACCGGAAGTGGTAATCGCCGTAGAACCTCCCAAAGCCGTTGTGGTTACACCTGAGCCACCACCGCCAGCACCGCCGGAAGTGGTAACACCTATCGTGGCAGCACCAGCAGTGGCGGTAACACCGGAAGTGCTCACAGCCAACGAAACGGCAGAAGCGGAACCAGCACCGGCTCCGAAGAAACGTCCTTCATGGATGCACGCCGAATAAGGCAGCATCCTAAGCAAGTTTCTTGCTTACCAATGGTGGCGGCGGATATGCATCAGCAATCCCGCCGCCGCATCTTCCACCATGTCTAATACGCGCTCAAAGCCGCTATTCCCACCGTAATACGGATCTGGAACCTCATCCACATCCCAACGTTCCGCAAACTTCATAAACAAATGTACGCGTTCGCGCCCTGATTCCGTCACCAAGTCCTGCAAATCGTACAAATTGGTATGATCCATCACCAAAACGTAATCAAATTCCTCAATATCCGCCGCTGTCACCTGACGGGCGCGTTGCCCTGACAAATCCAAGCCACGACCTTTTGCCGCAGCTTGTGAACGCTTGTCGGGCGGGTTCCCAACGTGATACGCATGAGTACCCGCCGAATCAATAACAAGGTGCTCCGCCACGCCTTCTGACTGCACCAAACGTTCAAAAACACCCTGCGCAGTGGGCGAACGACAGATATTGCCCATACATACAAATAAAACCTTAACTTTTTTCATAAAATCAAATTCTTAGATGAAAAATTTACACAAAAACATATTACAACACTGGCAGGATGAATAATGAAAATAGACAGTTAGAACCCTGCCCTTTCCCACTGAACACCTGTCCATTCGGAAACCGCCTCAACATCCAGCGGCGCACCAAGCATTGCACAGTCACTGGAGAAAACAATATCACCTTCTCGCATGGATTTTCTAATATCCCGTACTGCAAGCGTATCGCTGCTTTCTGGCGTTTCCTGACCTTCACTATTGGTGGACTTAAACTGCCGGAAGCTGGTCAACTCATAGATAAAATTACCACCGTTTGAAAAACTCATGTAATTGTATGCTGCACTATCGTCTTTACTGTGCTGAAGGCTTAATTCTTGCGGGAAACTTTTTTTCTTGGCAGGGACAGACAGCTCAACCTTGCCAATTTTACCAAAGCGGTATTGCAAATACCCAGAACGAGCAGACACATCATTCGATGCGCACACAGAAACGGTCTTTTTATTTTTCAACTCACAGGAAAACACCGTGAGTTCATCGTCGGTGCAATGTGTTGCGCTGTCCGCACCTAACAGTTCAATTTCATCGAAGGATTCCATCTCACCCATGTTGTTGCCGCTACCATCGACCTGCGTACCCGTGCCAACCGTAACTCTGACCTGAGTGCCTTTAAAACTGTCAGGCATTGCTGTTTCCGCATTCCAGTTCTCACACAAGGTAGCGGTACACAGACCAATGTGTTCTTCGCCAGCCGCGTCGGTAACAGTCAAGTAACAGTTGTCACCACACTCGTATCCAGAAATTTCACCCTCAAGGCTGGCGGCACTGACGGGCAAGGCGAAGCCACCTAATGCAACCAATAAAAATAGCGTATTTAGTGTTCTCATGATTTTTCCCTCGCATTGATAAACTATCGTTAAAAAATTAATCTTGGGCAAGATGTAAGCCCAGGCTAAGAATCTTGCCAGATATAATCCTAGCAAAAAACACAATGACAATTCTCAAATTTATTGATAAATTCAGCCATGTTATATGCCATCTTCTGAACTTATAGTGTGTGTTCAGCTTTGTTGCGAGAGAGAGCGCATATATTCAGCCTTTCTTTTTTCACCCCGGAAAAAGAAATAATTTTCTGCCCGCCATATTAAGAAGCCATTATCATGAAAAAATCGCTTATTCTTTGTTTTATCACTCTATTAAGCTCCCCATTCGTCATGGCGGATCAATCCATTAACTTTCCTGAAAATGCCCCGCAACTCGACGTAGCATTCCCCGATGACTGGGAACTCAAGCCGAAGGACGGCGTACTGTTTGCCAATCCCAAGGATGATTCCAACTTCTTTATGGAACTCTCTAAACTGGAAGCTGACAAGGATCATCCTGACGAAGCAATGGAAGAAGCCAAAGCCTCTATCGAAGACAGCTTCAAGAACGTCACTTACGACGAAAAGCCGACCGAAGGCGAAAATCCGGGCGTGACTTTACAAGTACTCAATGCCAAAGGCGAAGACGAGGAAGGTAAAGCGAACATTAACCTCATCCTCGCCAATCACACAGAATCCGGCGATACTTACATGCTGCTGTGGGTTTCCAGCAGTGAAGCCTTTGAAAAGCACGCTGAAATTGCTGCAAAAGTTATCGAGTCAATCGAAGCCCACGGCGGCGACGCGAACAAAGGCGACGACAAGAGCAGCGATGCCAGTGACACGCAAACCTACAGCTATCCAGACAAAGACAAACCGCTTTTTACCGTCGACTTCCCGGCTGATTGGCACATCACACCCGATTCTGAAGGTGCTTACGTGGAATCCCCCGACAAATTGGTTGCGATGAACGTACTGTTGATCGACCAAGGCGAACTGGATGTTGCTGTCGAAAAAATGAAGAAAGACGTAGGCGCGAAGTATGAAAGCATCGTTTGGAATGAAGGCAAAGACCCCGAAGTTGCAAAGGATGATGCCTTGGGCGTTACCGCTACCTATAACAACGGGCAAGCAGAAGCGAAAGGCGTACAATACTTCGTAAACTTCGTCGAATATGTCAAAAAAGACGGTGAAAAATTCCTCGTAATCATCAACCAAGCACCGAAAAAGGCACTAGAAACGCACGCCGACGCGCTAGAAAAAACCATCAAGTCTATCAAAGTCAAATAATGGCTTATGCCGCCAATGACCTGAATTAACAATTAGCTGGAGAATGCGTCAAATGTCGAATGATAATTTCACCGAAGTCACTTCCGAATCGTGGTTTAGTCGTCTTGGCGGCGCAATTAAAGGGATATTGGTTGGTATTGTACTGATCATTGCTGCCTTGATACTGCTGTTCTGGAATGAAGGCCGATCCGTCAAAGAATACAAAACACTACAGGAAGGCGCGAGTTCTGTCGTCTCGGTCGCCTCCGATGCTGTTGACCCTGCCAATGCCGGTAAACTGATCCATACCACCGGGAAAGCCGATACAAAAGCCGTGCTGAGTGACCCTATTTTTGGGGTATCAGCCAATGCCTTACAACTGCGTCGGGTAACAGAAATGTACCAATGGCAGGAAACCTCGCAAAGTGAAACCCAGAAAAAGCTTGGCGGTGGCGAAGAAACCAAGACTACGTACTCATACGCAAAAACTTGGTCGGCAAGCGCGATCAACTCCAGTAATTTCAGAATTCCAGAGGAACACCAGAACCCGGCAACCATGCCCTACGAATCCAACACGCAGGTTGCGGATGCGGTATCCCTTGGGAAATTCAGCCTCCCCAGCTCCCTCGTGGAGCGGATTGATGAAACAAAACCGCTTTTTATTCAAGCGGCTGACATTAAAAATACGCAACTTCCCACAGGAATAAAATTACAAGCGGGTAGTTTTTACAGCGGTGCAGATCCGGCAACACCACAGATTGGGGATCAACGCATCACCTTTGAAGTGGTGAACCCGATGGAAGTCAGCGTCATTGCCAAGCAGGTTCGGAATACGCTTGAACCTTACACCACTAGCGTGGGCGGGGAAATTGAACTGCTGGAAACAGGCATCCACAGTGCTGATGCCATCATCCAACATGCACAAGACAGCAATGTCATCTTGACATGGATTCTCCGGCTCATTGGATTTATCCTGCTCGTTATTGGGATTAATATGGAATTCAAGGTGCTTTCTGTTATAGCCGACGTATTGCCTATTGCAGGCGACATTATTGGGGCTGGCACAGGAATCATTGCATTTTTATTAGCGATCATTTTTGCTTTAGTGACGATTGCGACTGCGTGGATTTTCTACCGTCCATTATTGGCTATAATTTTGCTGGCAACAGTAGTCGGTGTCATAACCGTAATCAAAATAAAACTGAATAAGCAATCTAAAATAGCTGCGTAACTGCTTTATACAGCCCTTGCACCATTTTAATGCAAGGGCTTTTCAATAAATGTCCGAATAAATTCGCGTTGATTTATTTAACGGGTTCGCCGTTGCGGTAGCGTTGGTTTTTATCCGAGGCATTTTCGGGGTCGCCTTGATCCACAACAAAAGTCGCAGGGTCAGCACCAGTAATGACATTCGCGCCTTGAT encodes:
- a CDS encoding PHA/PHB synthase family protein, with translation MQNLAQKPTHSTDPVLLQTNVTTALLLWQQFIARFLVATSQKSQDAQQSDNSFSTALTKWGVNLFLHPNAVMQANMELFQTQAKLWQHTTARLFGFGHLSPDMPAVTDKRFKHPAWQEHHFTEVLLQSYLNLSTYWRTLAQTANGLSEEDAKKAEFFINSMIDALAPNNYSHTNPQVWQTILETNGENLVKGMRNLLDDFQDGQLRIRMTDMKAFELGRDIATTPGKVVFKNELLELLQYTPTTTKVRQRPVLIVPPWINKYYILDLREKNSFVKWAVDQGNTVFMISWVNPDSQHRDLNFEDYMQAAIAAMDAVEAATGERDLNLIGYCLGGTLTAATLAHLKAKGDDRVKSATFFTTLLDFAEPGEIGVFLSEQQVGSLEKRMDKTGYLDGKDMGTAFNMLRANDLIWSFFVNLYLLGNDPMPFDLLYWNSDSTRMPAAMHSYYLRNMYLNNCLSQANCLTLSGTPIDLRTIDTPAYFVSTHDDHIAPWRSTYAGAKLFAGPVRFVLGQSGHIAGIVNPAAANKYGHWVNETLDENADDWLFDATKVDLSWWHDWNRWVATFSSEEVDARIPGAGKLEVLGDAPGTYVRQKI
- a CDS encoding CinA family protein, which translates into the protein METLLARMVAALQAKHWMLTTAESCTGGAIAKACTDLAGSSVWFERGFVTYSNESKQEMLGVPAATLAEYGAVSEAVTAAMATGALLHSRAQVAVSVSGIAGPGGGTTTKPVGMVCFGWAAQDGKVRTATQYFDGDREAVRYQAVQYALQGVLQMLAD
- a CDS encoding S49 family peptidase, which codes for MIQEETQSLLVLKDVALEVVKEQRRARRWGIFFKLLFVGMGLLLLIGINADESGNKFTDAEEITAVVDINGVIMDGALASGEFVNPALKEAFEHEKTKGVLLRINSPGGSPVQSGIINDEIKRLKAKHKEIPVYAVVSDLCASGGYYIAVAADKIYADKASIVGSIGVRMDNFGAVGLMEKLGVERRLYTAGANKGMLDPFLPENETQVAHIKNMLNNTHQQFISVVKEGRGERLQNNPDIFSGLFWTGEDALKLGLIDGLGSDAYVARELIKAEEMVNFTSEKDLFERLSERVETSAQALLSMDATPRPVLR
- a CDS encoding HAD family hydrolase yields the protein MKTYSLLIFDWDGTLMDSAAHITLCMRNAIALTAAEPRSDGQIRNIIGLGLDEAVYHLYPQASPSLIRQIVDEYRQEFLVRTTHGSELFAGAREALHGLAAQGYQLAVATGKSRRGLDKVLAETGLDALFPITRCADETRSKPHPQMLDEILTDCDTAVRDALMIGDSIYDLQMAQAIGMDSLAVTYGVHGLERLLQHQPRGYVDNVAAIPAWLTQQQVTE
- a CDS encoding RluA family pseudouridine synthase, producing MTVEYHTVTENEAGQRVDNFLIRHFKHVPKSVVYRILRKGEVRVDKKRVKPEKKLELGEVIRIPPVKQEEDLRPVDQPAVASPALLAMLEKAMLFEDEQLIFINKPSGLPVHGGSGYKLGLIEAFRQLRENLPYVELAHRIDRDTSGVVILAKSRQALTELHGLFRDGKIDKRYKALVAGRWKHGRQHVTMDLSKEEGTRQKVQVVEEGEGKVSETIFSSLKNLNGASLLEAQILTGRMHQIRVQLQNLGHPILGDDRYGDFALNRKFREMGLKRLFLHSASVEFTLRATGRRYMIEAPLSDELKDVLLNIRISSVQT
- the rne gene encoding ribonuclease E; translated protein: MKRILINATQPEEIRVAMVDGQRLYDLDIEHPFRAQKKANIYKGVITRIEPSLEAAFVNYGAQRHGFLSFREVAPEFYQGEAKNNARPNVKDMLREGQEVLVQVDKEERGNKGAALTTYLSLAGRYLVLMPNNPKAGGVSRRIEGEDRQQIKQTLNELDVPDSMGVIVRTAGIDREAEELSWDLDYLKTLWAAIQQAYTQHKGPTLLYQESNVIIRALRDYFRRDIGEIVVDDEKVYKQARDFMQAVMPHNIRKLKHYTDGTPLFSRYQVENQIETAYQRTVGLPSGGAIVIDHTEALISIDINSARATKGHDIEETALNTNLEAADEIARQLRLRDLGGLVVIDFIDMLPSKHQREVEKRLRDAMKLDRARVQVGRISRFGLLEMSRQRLRPSLGESSQIVCPRCTGHGHIRSTDSLALSILRLMEEEAMKEMTAKVITQVPVAVASFLLNEKRQALADIQARRNIELLVIPNPYLDTPHYEISRIRSDGLEVEDVASYKHIPEPPELEDTTQQENLPKQLPVEAAVTNVMPSKPAPQAAPRNTPVSDVVTPEPTAIPDVKGPGLVRRIFNSLFGSNPKAEKAAEAAEKAVADTERKDEAQRQDRQGRRSNNPRYERNDRNNDRRERNNTRTPENTETGASEDNRQQQRRPNERTERNERQPRNDRNGNQRQQGREPREPNPQQREREPVNDNREAQQQREPRDNREPQQQREGNQQRQEPRQPRNDRQQRRYEQPVANVDDVENLPPVEISLMPIDDNAGSDRPNEQGQRTRNRRDRNRRDNRERRDERRPETNEAGETQQQASGVDTVSTSSPLPIVVVTSIADLTPLNAPAPKRHAPPVSEPDDEPADEVQTEEVSAFEPTDDDAEIQQRPPREYRERRGRTRRPRGGQDRDRPRQPRPATDHEITQESLEPFVIDLNPEKPAKVERAPQIVVESQPPATPVVVAEVAAPAPAPKPEVVIAVEPPKAVVVTPEPPPPAPPEVVTPIVAAPAVAVTPEVLTANETAEAEPAPAPKKRPSWMHAE
- a CDS encoding low molecular weight protein-tyrosine-phosphatase; this encodes MKKVKVLFVCMGNICRSPTAQGVFERLVQSEGVAEHLVIDSAGTHAYHVGNPPDKRSQAAAKGRGLDLSGQRARQVTAADIEEFDYVLVMDHTNLYDLQDLVTESGRERVHLFMKFAERWDVDEVPDPYYGGNSGFERVLDMVEDAAAGLLMHIRRHHW
- a CDS encoding TMEM43 family protein, which produces MSNDNFTEVTSESWFSRLGGAIKGILVGIVLIIAALILLFWNEGRSVKEYKTLQEGASSVVSVASDAVDPANAGKLIHTTGKADTKAVLSDPIFGVSANALQLRRVTEMYQWQETSQSETQKKLGGGEETKTTYSYAKTWSASAINSSNFRIPEEHQNPATMPYESNTQVADAVSLGKFSLPSSLVERIDETKPLFIQAADIKNTQLPTGIKLQAGSFYSGADPATPQIGDQRITFEVVNPMEVSVIAKQVRNTLEPYTTSVGGEIELLETGIHSADAIIQHAQDSNVILTWILRLIGFILLVIGINMEFKVLSVIADVLPIAGDIIGAGTGIIAFLLAIIFALVTIATAWIFYRPLLAIILLATVVGVITVIKIKLNKQSKIAA